A part of Mesoplodon densirostris isolate mMesDen1 chromosome 10, mMesDen1 primary haplotype, whole genome shotgun sequence genomic DNA contains:
- the GPX5 gene encoding epididymal secretory glutathione peroxidase isoform X3: MTVQLRVSYLFPLFLAGFVQSNSKLEKVKMDCYKYVKGTIYDYDNFTLNGKEHIQFKQYVGKRVLFVNVATYCSLTAQYPGMSFQEEDMYLSSSFLRKGM; encoded by the exons ATGACTGTACAGTTAAGGGTCTCctatcttttcccccttttcctagCTGGCTTTGTGCAGTCAAATTCTAAGCTGGAGAAGGTGA AG aTGGATTGCTACAAATATGTGAAAGGTACCATCTATGATTATGACAATTTCACTCTTAATGGAAAGGAACACATTCAGTTCAAGCAGTATGTGGGCAAGCGTGTCCTTTTTGTCAATGTGGCCACCTATTGTAGTCTGACAGCTCAATATCCTG GTATGTCCTTCCAAGAGGAGGATATGTACCTAAGTTCCAGCTTTTTGAGAAAGGGGATGTGA